In the genome of Montipora foliosa isolate CH-2021 chromosome 3, ASM3666993v2, whole genome shotgun sequence, one region contains:
- the LOC137994389 gene encoding follistatin-related protein 4-like translates to MSSFLTLLIAFAFFANVHCIYRWSEPTVDDTTTVFYVFGSDAIYIVDPENKTVQSTIGADGMCTPRRGQKCSFGREILVRNELIFVTDFGGSRVHVIDVRKRKVVETVATEPMPYDLYYLPWLEEVWVHAWSNSTFDVIDVAGNLDKTHKAIKAHITPGWTHGFMVANQEIQKGKVGYVTHFRNPGVHQLDLNTKSYKDFHNISDQGCYGTFYLAYSSLNKHTFVECFRAVFILEMDLTNKQVIRKWNFTGKPFASPDGRFIVVLYKSINRTINQLLDSKVHVLRISDKGHTSMLSTLGIPSGVSQVVFDKRPGLQSGYVAYISLLYSDKIAVLDLAQLESGRPALSYIEGVGFVQTTPPTPGMSRPLFVSGRWLVSPASADDSVAIIDTSTLKLHGMVTGVVNGQGVLAVSLPPTSSATAGAMGMLRFNGILTLAMLLAPSILHGR, encoded by the exons ATGTCTTCGTTCTTAACTTTACTCATTGCCTTCGCTTTTTTTGCAAATG TTCACTGCATTTATCGCTGGTCAGAGCCTACAGTTGATGACACTACAACTGTGTTTTATGTCTTTGGATCAGACGCTATTTACATCGTAGACCCAGAGAACAAAACCGTGCAGTCTACCATAGGAGCTGACGGCATGTGTACACCGCGAAG AGGTCAAAAGTGTTCATTTGGAAGGGAAATATTGGTGCGAAATGAATTGATTTTCGTCACCGATTTTGGTGGAAGTCGCGTTCATGTTATTGATGTgagaaaaagaaag GTTGTCGAGACTGTGGCTACGGAACCAATGCCATATGATTTGTACTACCTACCATGGCTGGAGGAGGTCTGGGTGCATGCCTGGTCGAACAGTACCTTTGATGTCATTGACGTAGCGGGAAATCTGGACAAAACTCACAAGGCCATCAAGGCACATATCACACCAG GGTGGACTCACGGTTTCATGGTTGCTAAccaagaaatccaaaaaggcaAAGTTGGGTACGTCACTCATTTCAGAAACCCAGGTGTCCATCAACTTGACCTAAATACCAAGTCCTATAAAGACTTCCATAACATCTCCGACCAAGGCTGCTACGGAACTTTCTATCTTGCTTACAGCTCGTTGAACAAACACACCTTCGTCGAGTGTTTTAGGGCTGTGTTCATCCTAGAGATGGATCTCACCAACAAGCAGGTAATTCGAAAGTGGAATTTCACTGGAAAGCCATTTGCTTCTCCTGATGGTCGTTTCATTGTGGTATTGTACAAATCCATCAACAGGACCATAAACCAACTACTCGACAGCAAGGTTCATGTTCTGCGTATTTCTGACAAAGGCCACACTTCAATGTTGTCAACGCTTGGCATCCCCTCAGGTGTTAGTCAAGTGGTCTTTGATAAGCGACCAGGTCTGCAAAGCGGCTACGTTGCTTACATTAGTCTCCTCTACAGCGACAAGATAGCTGTCTTAGATCTGGCTCAACTTGAATCTGGCAGGCCTGCCCTAAGCTACATCGAAGGTGTTGGATTTGTACAGACCACACCTCCTACGCCCGGCATGTCGCGTCCTTTGTTCGTGTCAGGGCGTTGGCTGGTGTCTCCTGCTTCCGCTGACGACTCCGTTGCCATCATCGATACCTCCACCCTAAAGCTGCATGGGATGGTTACGGGTGTAGTGAATGGCCAGGGAGTGCTCGCTGTTTCGCTGCCCCCGACATCGAGTGCAACTGCTGGCGCCATGGGAATGTTGCGTTTCAATGGAATTCTTACTCTGGCGATGCTACTAGCTCCTTCCATATTGCATGGACGATAG